Proteins from a single region of Chlorocebus sabaeus isolate Y175 chromosome 25, mChlSab1.0.hap1, whole genome shotgun sequence:
- the GOLT1A gene encoding vesicle transport protein GOT1A isoform X1 — MISITEWQKIGVGITGFGIFFILFGTLLYFDSVLLAFGNLLFLTGLSFIIGLRKTFQFFFQRHKLKGTSFFLGGVVVVLLRWPLLGMFLETYGFFSLFKGFFPVAFGFLGNVCNIPFLGALFRRLQGTSSMV; from the exons ATGATCTCCATCACCGAGTGGCAGA AGATTGGTGTGGGGATCACCGGTTTCGGCATCTTCTTCATCCTCTTTGGAACACTCCTGTACTTTGATTCCGTGCTCCTGGCCTTTGGAAAC CTGCTGTTCCTGACGGGCCTCTCCTTCATCATCGGCTTGAGGAAGACCTTTCAGTTCTTCTTCCAACGGCACAAACTCAAGGGAACCAGCTTCTTCCTGGGGGGTGTGGTTGTCGTGCTCCTACGCTGGCCCCTCCTGGGTATGTTCCTGGAAACCTACGGATTCTTCAGCCTGTTCAA GGGCTTTTTCCCTGTTGCCTTCGGCTTCCTGGGCAATGTCTGCAACATCCCCTTCCTGGGTGCG CTGTTCCGGAGACTTCAAGGCACTAGCTCGATGGTCTGA
- the GOLT1A gene encoding vesicle transport protein GOT1A isoform X2, whose translation MISITEWQKIGVGITGFGIFFILFGTLLYFDSVLLAFGNLLFLTGLSFIIGLRKTFQFFFQRHKLKGTSFFLGGVVVVLLRWPLLGMFLETYGFFSLFNCSGDFKALARWSEQQR comes from the exons ATGATCTCCATCACCGAGTGGCAGA AGATTGGTGTGGGGATCACCGGTTTCGGCATCTTCTTCATCCTCTTTGGAACACTCCTGTACTTTGATTCCGTGCTCCTGGCCTTTGGAAAC CTGCTGTTCCTGACGGGCCTCTCCTTCATCATCGGCTTGAGGAAGACCTTTCAGTTCTTCTTCCAACGGCACAAACTCAAGGGAACCAGCTTCTTCCTGGGGGGTGTGGTTGTCGTGCTCCTACGCTGGCCCCTCCTGGGTATGTTCCTGGAAACCTACGGATTCTTCAGCCTGTTCAA CTGTTCCGGAGACTTCAAGGCACTAGCTCGATGGTCTGAACAACAGAGATGA